A DNA window from Schlesneria paludicola DSM 18645 contains the following coding sequences:
- a CDS encoding fumarylacetoacetate hydrolase family protein, producing MKLATLLTDRGPKVVGVALDGRYVDLCEVDSKLPTTMREVLAAPEGLAAAAHALAVGMTKGPFVTGRLLAPIGNPDKVLCIGLNYRDHAIETNSPIPNEPVVFNKFSQTVIGPEDAVILPKVSHEVDYEAELVVIIGKRGKNISKENAFSHVAGYTVGNDISARDWQKGRPGGQWLLGKTPDTFAPTGPYLVTSDEVDPHNIRVSLRLNGETVQNSTTKELIFGIDEIIAHVSQLITLQPGDLIFTGTPPGVGAARTPPLWLKAGDRMEVDIEHVGVLVNPVVAE from the coding sequence ATGAAGCTGGCGACGTTGTTGACCGATCGCGGACCCAAAGTCGTAGGCGTAGCTCTCGACGGACGCTATGTTGATCTGTGTGAAGTCGATTCCAAGCTCCCCACGACGATGCGCGAAGTTCTCGCTGCCCCAGAAGGCCTGGCGGCAGCCGCTCACGCCTTGGCAGTGGGAATGACCAAGGGACCGTTCGTCACAGGGCGTCTGCTCGCACCGATCGGCAACCCCGACAAAGTGCTGTGCATCGGACTGAACTATCGTGACCATGCGATTGAAACGAATTCGCCCATTCCCAACGAACCGGTCGTCTTCAACAAGTTCTCGCAGACGGTCATTGGTCCCGAGGACGCCGTGATCCTGCCGAAGGTTTCACACGAAGTGGACTACGAAGCGGAACTCGTCGTCATCATCGGCAAACGCGGTAAGAACATCTCCAAAGAGAATGCATTCTCACACGTCGCGGGCTACACCGTTGGCAATGACATTTCGGCTCGCGACTGGCAAAAGGGACGTCCAGGCGGACAGTGGTTGTTGGGCAAGACACCCGATACGTTCGCACCGACTGGTCCATATCTGGTGACCTCGGATGAAGTCGATCCTCACAACATTCGAGTCAGCCTGCGGCTCAACGGCGAAACCGTCCAGAACTCGACCACCAAAGAACTGATCTTCGGTATCGACGAAATCATCGCCCATGTTTCGCAGCTCATCACGCTGCAACCTGGCGACCTGATCTTCACGGGTACGCCACCCGGTGTCGGAGCGGCGCGCACTCCACCGCTGTGGCTGAAGGCGGGCG
- a CDS encoding SHOCT domain-containing protein produces MSLTDELQKLEQLRQNGTLTEDEFTRAKSLLLATPAPTLEVNPAIETQLSQLRHLSELERIDREWSIERRQYEVVGRYGRRYVPSTGESLATILLGGTLGTLWTAGAIVVTSATSSIGLQVSDRTIGAYLLPGVGILVILISTVFGLSRFIIAQNYRSAYRAYQQRHEQAAAAKN; encoded by the coding sequence ATGTCGCTAACTGATGAACTGCAAAAGCTGGAACAGCTTCGACAGAACGGGACGTTGACCGAGGACGAGTTTACGCGCGCCAAGTCGCTGCTCTTAGCCACACCAGCGCCAACCCTAGAAGTGAACCCCGCGATCGAAACCCAGTTGTCGCAACTTCGACATCTGAGTGAATTGGAACGAATTGATCGTGAATGGAGTATTGAGCGGCGGCAATACGAAGTCGTGGGGCGTTATGGTCGCAGATATGTTCCTTCGACGGGTGAAAGTCTGGCCACGATCCTGCTCGGCGGAACATTAGGCACGCTCTGGACGGCAGGGGCCATCGTCGTGACATCCGCGACAAGCTCGATCGGATTACAAGTTTCTGATCGTACGATTGGTGCGTATCTCCTTCCAGGAGTGGGCATCCTGGTCATCCTGATTTCCACCGTCTTCGGACTGTCCCGTTTTATCATCGCACAGAACTATCGAAGCGCGTATCGGGCCTACCAACAGCGGCACGAGCAGGCCGCTGCCGCGAAGAATTGA
- a CDS encoding ABC transporter ATP-binding protein, which yields MINVHRLTKRFADLRTGAFTALDNVTFEVKPGEILGLLGPNGAGKTTCLRILSTVLKPTSGSAFVAGYDVATHPEEVRARIGFLSNNTGIYDRMTGGEMVEHFGRLYGIPEVALQQRISELFERLQMTNVRDVLGSKMSTGMKQKVSIARTIIHDPPVLIFDEPTSGLDVLVARKVIDEVKSLRDQGKCIIYSTHIMREVEKLCHRIAIIYRGKILAMGSVQELADQYHESDMEELFFKLIDRHEADLAAGHVS from the coding sequence ATGATTAACGTTCATCGCCTGACGAAGCGGTTCGCGGATCTTCGTACAGGCGCTTTTACGGCTCTCGACAATGTCACCTTTGAGGTGAAGCCGGGTGAAATTCTGGGTTTGCTCGGTCCGAATGGAGCGGGTAAGACGACCTGCCTGCGCATTCTGAGTACGGTCCTGAAACCGACCAGTGGCAGTGCATTTGTCGCGGGATACGACGTCGCGACCCATCCCGAAGAGGTGCGGGCGCGAATTGGATTTCTGTCCAATAATACCGGCATCTACGATCGGATGACGGGTGGAGAAATGGTCGAACACTTTGGACGCTTGTATGGCATCCCCGAGGTCGCGCTGCAACAACGCATCTCTGAGTTGTTCGAACGATTGCAGATGACCAACGTTCGCGATGTCCTGGGGTCGAAGATGTCGACCGGCATGAAACAGAAGGTTTCGATTGCCCGCACGATCATTCACGATCCGCCCGTCTTGATCTTCGATGAACCGACATCGGGGTTGGACGTGCTCGTGGCACGGAAGGTGATTGACGAGGTCAAATCGCTCCGTGATCAGGGCAAGTGCATCATCTATTCGACACACATCATGCGTGAAGTCGAAAAGCTGTGCCATCGGATTGCCATCATCTATCGTGGAAAAATCCTGGCCATGGGATCGGTCCAAGAATTGGCGGATCAGTATCACGAATCGGATATGGAAGAACTGTTCTTCAAATTGATCGACCGACATGAAGCAGATCTGGCCGCGGGGCACGTCTCGTAA